A single region of the Globicephala melas chromosome 12, mGloMel1.2, whole genome shotgun sequence genome encodes:
- the IL18RAP gene encoding interleukin-18 receptor accessory protein isoform X2: MLYLSWVFLWLIAGGKIKGFNTSDCSTGKLLRTYSARCGEEFVLFCDFPEPQKSHFYHRSQLSPTQSSEHLPCSGSKNLSDVQWYLQPPNRDPLVEITQNYPHVIQDKSTLHFLTTEMNHAGSYICRPRIRSPKDEACCVKMILEVKPKTNMSCGSSIPHEQLLLLGSMDSIYCPGLSHQSDTQSPEVTWYQNGKLLSEKRSNPIKVDDVYDHHQGTYVCDHTQSDNSSSWTVRAVVRVKTIVKNTNLKPDILDPIKDTLEVELGKPLTLNCTARFGFEINFKPVIRWYVKDSDQEWEVPTPEGRSVKSTLKNEVIERVVFLKEVTQSDLHRKFICFAQNSIGNTTQSIQLKEKKGVVFLYILLGTVMALAGVLTTGALFYMYWIEIVLLYRTYQNKDETLGDKKEFDAFISYGKWSSLESEATSSLSEENLALSLFPEVLENKYGYTLCLLERDVAPGGVYAEDIVSIIKKSRRGIFILSPSYVSGPSVFELQAAVNIALEDQTLKLILIKFSSFQEPESLPHLVKKALRVLPTVTWRGFKSVPPNSRFWTQIRYHMPVKSSKGFTWNHLRIIPRIFSLEKTQ; this comes from the exons ATGCTTTACTTGAGCTGGGTATTTCTTTGGCTTATCGCAGGAGGGAAAATTAAAGGATTTAACACTTCAG ATTGCTCCACTGGAAAGCTTCTTAGGACATACTCTGCCAGGTGTGGGGAGGAGTTTGtcttattttgtgattttccAGAGCCACAGAAATCCCATTTCTACCACAGAAGTCAACTCTCACCAACACAAAGCTCTGAACACCTGCCCTGCAGTGGTAGTAAGAACCTATCTGATGTCCAATGGTACCTACAACCTCCAAACAGAGATCCACTAGTAGAAATTACACAAAACTATCCTCACGTGATCCAGGACAAGAGCACCCTTCATTTCTTGACCACAGAGATGAATCATGCTGGGTCATACATCTGTAGACCTAGGATTAG GAGCCCCAAGGATGAGGCCTGTTGTGTCAAGATGATCTTAGAAGTTAAACCCAAGACAAATATGTCCTGTGGGAGCTCCATACCACATGAACAACTCCTTCTTCTTGGTAGCATGGACTCCATTTATTGCCCTGGTCTCAGCCACCAAAGTGATACACAAAGTCCAGAGGTGACCTGGTACCAG AATGGAAAACTACTCTCTGAAAAAAGGAGCAACCCTATTAAAGTGGATGACGTTTACGACCATCACCAGGGCACATACGTGTGTGATCACACTCAATCAGATAATTCAAGTTCATGGACAGTCAGAGCTGTTGTTCGAGTGAAAACCATCG tGAAGAACACGAATCTCAAACCAGATATTCTGGATCCCATCAAGGACACCCTGGAAGTAGAACTTG GAAAGCCTTTAACTCTTAACTGCACGGCCCGATTTGGCTTCGAAATAAACTTTAAGCCTGTGATACGATGGTACGTCAAAGATTCTGACCAGGAGTGGGAAGTCCCAACACCTGAGGGGAGAAG TGTTAAATCCACCTTAAAGAATGAAGTCATCGAGCGTGTTGTCTTCCTGAAAGAAGTTACTCAGAGCGATCTTCACAGGAAGTTCATTTGCTTTGCCCAGAACTCCATTGGGAACACTACCCAGTCCATccaactgaaagaaaagaagggag TGGTGTTCCTCTACATCCTCCTTGGCACCGTCATGGCCCTGGCAGGTGTGCTGACCACAGGTGCGCTCTTCTACATGTACTGGATTGAAATAGTGCTGCTGTACCGAACCTACCAAAACAAGGATGAGACCCTCGGGG ATAAAAAGGAGTTCGATGCTTTCATATCCTATGGGAAATGGAGCTCTCTTGAGAGTGAGGCCACTTCATCTCTGAGTGAGGAAAACTTGGCTCTGAGTCTATTCCCTGAAGTTTTGGAAAACAAATATGGATACACCTTGTGTTTGCTTGAAAGAGACGTGGCCCCAGGAGGAG TGTATGCAGAAGACATTGTGAGCATTATTAAGAAAAGTAGAAGAGGAATATTTATCTTGAGCCCCAGCTACGTCAGCGGACCCAGTGTCTTTGAACTACAAGCAGCAGTGAACATTGCCTTGGAGGATCAAACACTGAAACTGATTTTAATTAAGTTCTCTTCCTTCCAAGAGCCGGAGTCTCTACCTCATCTAGTGAAAAAAGCTCTCAGGGTTTTGCCCACTGTCACCTGGAGAGGCTTCAAATCAGTTCCTCCCAATTCCAGATTCTGGACCCAAATACGCTACCACATGCCTGTGAAAAGCTCTAAAGGATTCACGTGGAATCATCTCAGAATTATCCCAAGGATTTTTTCTCTAGAAAAGACTCAGTAA
- the IL18RAP gene encoding interleukin-18 receptor accessory protein isoform X1, producing the protein MLYLSWVFLWLIAGGKIKGFNTSDCSTGKLLRTYSARCGEEFVLFCDFPEPQKSHFYHRSQLSPTQSSEHLPCSGSKNLSDVQWYLQPPNRDPLVEITQNYPHVIQDKSTLHFLTTEMNHAGSYICRPRIRSPKDEACCVKMILEVKPKTNMSCGSSIPHEQLLLLGSMDSIYCPGLSHQSDTQSPEVTWYQNGKLLSEKRSNPIKVDDVYDHHQGTYVCDHTQSDNSSSWTVRAVVRVKTIVKNTNLKPDILDPIKDTLEVELGKPLTLNCTARFGFEINFKPVIRWYVKDSDQEWEVPTPEGRSVKSTLKNEVIERVVFLKEVTQSDLHRKFICFAQNSIGNTTQSIQLKEKKGDKKEFDAFISYGKWSSLESEATSSLSEENLALSLFPEVLENKYGYTLCLLERDVAPGGVYAEDIVSIIKKSRRGIFILSPSYVSGPSVFELQAAVNIALEDQTLKLILIKFSSFQEPESLPHLVKKALRVLPTVTWRGFKSVPPNSRFWTQIRYHMPVKSSKGFTWNHLRIIPRIFSLEKTQ; encoded by the exons ATGCTTTACTTGAGCTGGGTATTTCTTTGGCTTATCGCAGGAGGGAAAATTAAAGGATTTAACACTTCAG ATTGCTCCACTGGAAAGCTTCTTAGGACATACTCTGCCAGGTGTGGGGAGGAGTTTGtcttattttgtgattttccAGAGCCACAGAAATCCCATTTCTACCACAGAAGTCAACTCTCACCAACACAAAGCTCTGAACACCTGCCCTGCAGTGGTAGTAAGAACCTATCTGATGTCCAATGGTACCTACAACCTCCAAACAGAGATCCACTAGTAGAAATTACACAAAACTATCCTCACGTGATCCAGGACAAGAGCACCCTTCATTTCTTGACCACAGAGATGAATCATGCTGGGTCATACATCTGTAGACCTAGGATTAG GAGCCCCAAGGATGAGGCCTGTTGTGTCAAGATGATCTTAGAAGTTAAACCCAAGACAAATATGTCCTGTGGGAGCTCCATACCACATGAACAACTCCTTCTTCTTGGTAGCATGGACTCCATTTATTGCCCTGGTCTCAGCCACCAAAGTGATACACAAAGTCCAGAGGTGACCTGGTACCAG AATGGAAAACTACTCTCTGAAAAAAGGAGCAACCCTATTAAAGTGGATGACGTTTACGACCATCACCAGGGCACATACGTGTGTGATCACACTCAATCAGATAATTCAAGTTCATGGACAGTCAGAGCTGTTGTTCGAGTGAAAACCATCG tGAAGAACACGAATCTCAAACCAGATATTCTGGATCCCATCAAGGACACCCTGGAAGTAGAACTTG GAAAGCCTTTAACTCTTAACTGCACGGCCCGATTTGGCTTCGAAATAAACTTTAAGCCTGTGATACGATGGTACGTCAAAGATTCTGACCAGGAGTGGGAAGTCCCAACACCTGAGGGGAGAAG TGTTAAATCCACCTTAAAGAATGAAGTCATCGAGCGTGTTGTCTTCCTGAAAGAAGTTACTCAGAGCGATCTTCACAGGAAGTTCATTTGCTTTGCCCAGAACTCCATTGGGAACACTACCCAGTCCATccaactgaaagaaaagaagggag ATAAAAAGGAGTTCGATGCTTTCATATCCTATGGGAAATGGAGCTCTCTTGAGAGTGAGGCCACTTCATCTCTGAGTGAGGAAAACTTGGCTCTGAGTCTATTCCCTGAAGTTTTGGAAAACAAATATGGATACACCTTGTGTTTGCTTGAAAGAGACGTGGCCCCAGGAGGAG TGTATGCAGAAGACATTGTGAGCATTATTAAGAAAAGTAGAAGAGGAATATTTATCTTGAGCCCCAGCTACGTCAGCGGACCCAGTGTCTTTGAACTACAAGCAGCAGTGAACATTGCCTTGGAGGATCAAACACTGAAACTGATTTTAATTAAGTTCTCTTCCTTCCAAGAGCCGGAGTCTCTACCTCATCTAGTGAAAAAAGCTCTCAGGGTTTTGCCCACTGTCACCTGGAGAGGCTTCAAATCAGTTCCTCCCAATTCCAGATTCTGGACCCAAATACGCTACCACATGCCTGTGAAAAGCTCTAAAGGATTCACGTGGAATCATCTCAGAATTATCCCAAGGATTTTTTCTCTAGAAAAGACTCAGTAA